In a genomic window of Leucoraja erinacea ecotype New England chromosome 8, Leri_hhj_1, whole genome shotgun sequence:
- the LOC129699440 gene encoding microtubule-associated proteins 1A/1B light chain 3C-like, whose protein sequence is MAVVHRGQAQRFKHRKPFAARKGESTLIRSKYPQKVPVIVERYPGEVYLSSLERTKYLVPQDVIMGHFNAIIRSRLALTSSQTIYLVVKNRSLTNMSVTIGEVDQEFKDSDGFLYISYASQEMFGAS, encoded by the exons ATGGCAGTGGTGCACCGGGGTCAAGCTCAACGGTTTAAACATCGAAAACCCTTTG CTGCAAGGAAGGGGGAGTCTACACTCATTCGCTCCAAGTACCCACAGAAAGTCCCG GTCATTGTGGAACGCTATCCCGGGGAGGTGTATTTGAGCTCCTTGGAGAGGACTAAGTATCTGGTTCCTCAAGATGTGATCATGGGTCACTTTAACGCCATCATCAG GAGCCGGTTAGCTCTGACATCCAGTCAAACAATCTACCTTGTTGTGAAGAACAGGAGCCTCACCAATATGTCTGTCACCATTGGTGAAGTGGACCAGGAATTCAAGGATTCTGATGGCTTCCTGTACATCTCCTACGCATCCCAAGAGATGTTTGGTGCGAGCTAG